Proteins encoded together in one Amblyomma americanum isolate KBUSLIRL-KWMA chromosome 1, ASM5285725v1, whole genome shotgun sequence window:
- the LOC144124483 gene encoding uncharacterized protein LOC144124483 encodes MQVHSPSIIWLMLNAVFCATWATAIERAPLRGAADGRTLCAATTNPPIQVNLTLSADWEAPSSATTLTVPSIKEQRPSTAPCGLGGCATTRLHNPLVFAMQVHSPSISIHKKKTNYFLVQLPSPQCCLATCIECFHVVRSLLLMCGDIESNPGPDKLDVILGELKKMSTGQTELVKEVQELKGQLLSIDLKMTNLTTRLSALETHYESLSTLRNDLEGIQATSAGVLEARLDDAENRSRRNNLLFYGLPDTNPTETYSLTEDLIIRHCSDHLDTQLSPNNIERAHRLGRHSKDRKGPIIVKFTSFKTKESILSKGSKIKGTDYSVGEDFSRRVQNCRKHLVAFARAKSVPFSLRFKTLHIGPKSYVFDELSESVREIP; translated from the exons atgcaggtgcactCGCCCTCGATCATCTGGCTCATGCTCAATGCTGTCTTTTGCGCTACATGGGCGACCGCGATTGAGCGTGCGCCGTTGCGCGGCGCGGCTGACGGAAGGACATTGTGCGCAGCAACTACCAACCCGCCGATTCAAGTCAACTTGACACTCAGCGCAGACTGGGAGGCCCCATCGTCAGCAACAACACTCACCGTGCCATCTATAAAGGAGCAGCGACCATCCACCGCaccctgtgggctcggtggctgtgccacaacacgtttgcataacccacttgtcttcgccatgcaggtgcactCGCCCTCGATC tctattcacaaaaaaaaaaccaactacTTTTTGGTACAGCTTCCGAGCCCCCAGTGTTGCCTTGCTACCTGTATCGAGTGCTTTCATGTTGTTCGGTCCCTATTACTGATGTGCGGTGACATTGAGAGCAACCCCGGCCCCGACAAGCTAGACGTAATCCTTGGCGAACTAAAAAAGATGTCTACTGGCCAGACAGAATTGGTTAAGGAAGTGCAAGAGCTTAAGGGCCAACTGCTCTCAATAGACCTGAAAATGACTAATCTAACTACGCGTCTCAGCGCCTTAGAAACTCACTACGAAAGTCTGTCTACACTGCGCAATGATCTGGAGGGGATTCAGGCCACTTCGGCTGGTGTGCTGGAAGCTCGTCTAGATGACGCAGAGAATCGCTCTCGGCGCAATAACCTACTTTTCTATGGTTTACCCGATACCAACCCCACCGAAACGTATTCGCTTACAGAAGACTTGATCATTCGCCACTGCTCTGACCACCTGGACACCCAGTTGAGCCCTAACAACATTGAACGCGCCCATCGCCTCGGACGACACTCTAAGGACAGGAAAGGCCCAATTATCGTTAAGTTTACATCCTTTAAAACTAAAGAATCAATTCTTTCTAAAGGTTCTAAAATCAAAGGTACAGACTACAGCGTAGGTGAAGACTTTTCGCGCCGCGTTCAAAACTGCCGGAAGCATCTTGTCGCTTTTGCCAGGGCGAAGTCCGTGCCTTTTTCCCTGAGATTTAAAACTTTGCATATTGGCCCCAAAAGTTACGTTTTCGATGAACTTTCAGAATCTGTAAGAGAAATACCCTAG